The Bacillus sp. Y1 genome has a window encoding:
- a CDS encoding ABC transporter permease, with amino-acid sequence MRKIVTICGLELKRLLKKKQSYVVMFLMPLLFTFIFGGLSSGESMEKTKVLLVDKDDSFLSKEFTHQLKELNSLFIIETVTESKMTDYLESKKVAAALVIPRGFEEEINSKKEPEMTFLTIPEFTSSGPIKEVVENRLMKLRLMVSASSEWSRYSGDDWTVMYEKIDSNIKETSFRIKKMNVEEKRSTGDINGASRVAPGFSIMFVMIMIMSVTGTILEARNSGVWSRLLIAPASRFEIAAGYLLFFFIIGFIQFALLIVSTHYLFGVYWGDPVALLLLMVALLLAVVGIGLLIATLVKTVEQQAAIGNVVVVATCMISGVYWPLEIEPEFMQNIAQFLPQTWAMSGFTDLLVNGAGVFDIIDQIGLLLGFAILFLFIGISRVKFE; translated from the coding sequence GTGAGGAAAATTGTAACAATTTGTGGTCTTGAGTTAAAGAGATTATTAAAAAAGAAACAAAGCTACGTTGTTATGTTTTTGATGCCACTTTTATTTACATTTATTTTTGGCGGCCTTTCATCAGGGGAGAGTATGGAAAAAACAAAAGTACTACTGGTGGATAAGGACGATTCATTTCTTTCAAAGGAATTTACACATCAACTCAAAGAATTGAATAGTCTTTTTATAATAGAGACGGTCACCGAAAGTAAGATGACCGATTACCTTGAGTCAAAGAAAGTGGCAGCAGCACTTGTCATTCCTCGTGGATTTGAAGAGGAAATTAATTCGAAGAAGGAACCAGAAATGACATTCCTGACAATACCCGAGTTTACTTCAAGCGGTCCAATAAAAGAGGTAGTGGAAAACCGGTTAATGAAACTTCGCTTAATGGTGTCAGCTTCCTCTGAATGGAGCCGATATAGTGGGGATGACTGGACGGTAATGTATGAAAAAATAGATTCTAACATAAAGGAGACTTCATTTCGTATCAAGAAAATGAATGTAGAAGAGAAACGTTCTACGGGAGACATCAATGGAGCATCAAGGGTAGCACCAGGTTTTTCAATTATGTTTGTCATGATTATGATTATGAGTGTAACTGGAACTATATTAGAGGCAAGGAACAGTGGGGTGTGGTCTCGTTTGCTGATTGCTCCTGCTTCGCGGTTTGAAATAGCGGCAGGATATTTGTTGTTTTTCTTTATCATAGGATTTATTCAGTTCGCCCTATTGATTGTTTCTACTCATTATTTATTCGGAGTCTATTGGGGCGATCCTGTGGCATTACTATTACTTATGGTGGCATTATTGTTAGCGGTCGTCGGAATTGGATTACTCATTGCTACTTTAGTAAAAACTGTAGAGCAACAGGCTGCAATTGGGAATGTCGTCGTAGTTGCCACCTGTATGATCAGCGGAGTGTATTGGCCATTGGAAATCGAACCGGAATTTATGCAAAACATAGCACAATTCTTACCGCAAACGTGGGCAATGAGTGGCTTTACGGATTTATTAGTAAATGGGGCAGGAGTTTTTGATATCATTGATCAAATCGGTTTGTTGCTTGGTTTTGCAATATTGTTCTTATTTATCGGGATAAGTCGAGTGAAATTTGAATGA
- a CDS encoding urease subunit gamma, whose protein sequence is MKLTSREMEKLMIVVAADLARRRQNRGLKLNYPEAIAIITYEVLEGARDGKTVAQLMSYGSTILSKEDVMEGVAEMIPDIQVEATFPDGTKLVTVHDPIR, encoded by the coding sequence GTGAAACTGACATCACGCGAGATGGAAAAGTTAATGATTGTTGTTGCCGCAGATCTTGCTCGTCGCAGACAAAATCGTGGATTGAAGCTTAATTATCCTGAAGCGATAGCGATCATCACTTACGAAGTATTAGAGGGAGCCAGAGACGGAAAGACAGTAGCTCAACTCATGAGTTACGGATCTACCATTCTATCAAAAGAGGACGTGATGGAAGGTGTTGCAGAGATGATACCGGATATTCAAGTGGAAGCTACCTTCCCGGATGGAACCAAGCTTGTGACTGTCCACGACCCAATACGATGA
- a CDS encoding urease subunit beta, with translation MIPGEYVLKTEPIVCNENKESITIQVLNRGDRPIQIGSHFHFYEVNKSLRFDREKAFGKHLDIPAGTAVRFEPGDEKEIELVSFSGEQKVYGLNNLTNGSIAKGEK, from the coding sequence TTGATACCTGGTGAATACGTACTGAAAACAGAACCGATCGTCTGTAATGAAAACAAAGAGTCTATTACGATTCAGGTGTTAAACAGAGGAGATCGCCCCATTCAGATTGGCTCTCATTTTCATTTTTATGAAGTGAATAAATCATTGCGATTTGATCGCGAGAAAGCGTTTGGGAAGCATTTAGATATTCCAGCAGGGACGGCTGTGAGATTTGAGCCAGGGGATGAAAAAGAGATAGAACTTGTCTCATTCTCAGGAGAGCAGAAGGTGTACGGTTTGAATAATTTAACGAATGGCTCTATTGCAAAGGGGGAGAAATAG
- the ureC gene encoding urease subunit alpha, which translates to MTFRISRKQYSDMYGPTVGDAIRLADTELFIEIEKDFTTYGDEVKFGGGKVIRDGMGQHPLATSEKTMDLVFTNAIILDYTGIFKADIGVKNGYIAAIGKAGNSLLMDNVNVPVGAGTEVIAAEGLIVTAGGIDAHIHFICPQQVETAISSGVTTMIGGGTGPATGTNATTCTPGPWNIHRMLEAAEELPINIGFLGKGNASHVNPLIEQIEAGAIGLKLHEDWGTTASAIDTSLTVADEFDVQVAIHTDTLNEGGFVEDTLAAIGDRVIHTYHTEGAGGGHAPDIIKAASMPNILPSSTNPTRPFTVNTLEEHLDMLMVCHHLDPSVPEDIAFADSRIRKETIAAEDILHDLGVFSMISSDSQAMGRVGEVITRTWQTADKMKKQRGKLEQDQGLGDNYRVKRYIAKYTINPAITHGISEYVGSVEVGKLADLVVWDPAFFGVKPEIVVKGGFISYSLMGDPNASIPTPQPVVYRPMFGSLGKAKYSTCMTFVSKAALEKNIPEKLGLQKIIKPVSGIRSLSKKDMILNGETPEIEVDPQTYEVKVDGKLVTCEPAEVLPMAQRYFLF; encoded by the coding sequence GTGACCTTTCGTATCTCTCGAAAACAATACAGTGACATGTATGGACCAACCGTTGGTGATGCAATAAGGCTAGCTGATACTGAGCTTTTTATTGAGATTGAGAAAGATTTTACTACGTACGGTGATGAAGTGAAGTTCGGCGGCGGAAAGGTCATTCGTGATGGGATGGGGCAGCATCCGTTAGCTACAAGCGAAAAGACCATGGACCTTGTGTTCACCAATGCCATTATCTTAGATTACACTGGCATCTTTAAAGCAGATATCGGTGTGAAAAATGGCTATATTGCTGCTATTGGTAAGGCGGGAAATTCCTTATTAATGGATAACGTAAATGTACCAGTTGGAGCGGGAACAGAAGTGATTGCGGCTGAAGGATTGATTGTTACAGCAGGTGGAATTGATGCACATATTCACTTTATTTGTCCACAACAAGTGGAAACGGCCATCTCTTCTGGTGTTACCACGATGATTGGTGGCGGGACAGGACCTGCCACTGGTACGAATGCGACAACTTGTACACCCGGGCCTTGGAATATTCATCGAATGCTAGAAGCGGCAGAAGAGCTTCCAATAAACATTGGCTTTTTAGGAAAAGGCAATGCATCACATGTGAATCCGTTAATAGAGCAGATAGAGGCTGGTGCCATCGGCTTGAAATTACACGAAGATTGGGGAACGACCGCCTCGGCAATAGATACAAGCTTAACGGTTGCCGACGAATTTGATGTTCAGGTTGCTATTCATACAGATACATTAAATGAAGGTGGATTCGTGGAGGATACTCTTGCCGCTATTGGAGATCGCGTCATTCATACATATCATACAGAGGGTGCAGGAGGGGGACATGCTCCAGATATTATTAAAGCGGCTAGCATGCCCAATATCTTACCTTCTTCAACCAATCCAACACGACCATTTACGGTGAATACGCTTGAAGAACACCTGGACATGCTTATGGTTTGTCATCATTTGGATCCTAGTGTACCGGAAGATATTGCCTTTGCTGACTCAAGGATTCGAAAGGAAACGATCGCAGCAGAAGATATCTTACATGATCTCGGTGTGTTTAGTATGATTTCTTCTGATTCACAAGCAATGGGACGAGTTGGTGAGGTGATCACGAGAACGTGGCAAACGGCAGATAAAATGAAAAAGCAAAGAGGGAAGCTTGAGCAGGATCAGGGGTTAGGAGATAACTACCGTGTGAAAAGATATATAGCCAAATACACGATTAATCCAGCAATAACTCATGGGATTTCAGAGTATGTAGGTTCTGTTGAAGTTGGGAAGTTAGCCGATTTAGTCGTATGGGATCCTGCGTTTTTTGGTGTAAAACCGGAGATCGTCGTAAAGGGTGGTTTCATTTCTTATAGTTTAATGGGAGACCCGAATGCAAGTATTCCAACTCCTCAACCAGTAGTGTATCGTCCGATGTTTGGATCGTTAGGGAAGGCGAAATACTCCACTTGTATGACGTTTGTCTCAAAAGCGGCACTTGAGAAGAACATTCCTGAGAAGCTTGGTTTACAAAAAATCATAAAGCCTGTATCGGGTATTAGGAGCTTATCAAAGAAAGATATGATTTTAAATGGAGAAACACCAGAAATAGAAGTGGATCCGCAAACGTATGAAGTAAAGGTAGATGGAAAACTGGTGACTTGTGAGCCAGCTGAGGTACTCCCGATGGCGCAACGTTATTTCTTATTTTGA
- the ureE gene encoding urease accessory protein UreE, which translates to MIIEKVIGNLATLKERSPHVERVYLQSDDLVKRIQRVVTDHGHEIGIRLRENKELVDGDVLYMDEKNMIVISVKEDDLLTIMPSSIQQMGEIAHQLGNRHMPAQFEGNEMLVQYDYLVEELLQQLAIPYKREQRKVKQAFRHIGHSHD; encoded by the coding sequence ATGATTATTGAAAAAGTTATTGGCAATCTTGCCACGTTAAAAGAACGATCTCCACATGTCGAGCGAGTGTATTTACAAAGCGATGATCTTGTTAAACGAATTCAAAGAGTGGTCACTGACCATGGTCACGAAATTGGCATTCGATTACGAGAGAATAAAGAGTTGGTGGACGGGGATGTCCTTTATATGGATGAAAAAAATATGATTGTTATCTCTGTAAAAGAAGATGACCTTCTAACCATTATGCCAAGCTCGATTCAACAGATGGGGGAAATTGCTCATCAGTTAGGCAATCGTCATATGCCAGCGCAGTTTGAAGGGAATGAAATGCTTGTTCAGTACGACTATTTAGTGGAAGAACTATTGCAGCAACTAGCTATTCCATACAAAAGAGAACAGCGAAAGGTGAAACAGGCATTCCGCCATATTGGACATTCTCATGATTAA
- a CDS encoding urease accessory protein UreF produces MINPVLSLLQLCDSNFPSGAFSHSFGIETYIQEGEIHDKNSFYQALVLYIQKQLVYTDGLACYLSYEAIGNEDWDRLIELDHLLYTSSLAAETRIGTRRIGERMAKLCLELYPSTNLLNYLKWIKEKRVYGHPALVFAIVTYGLNVGKRSAVGSYLYSTISTLVQNGVRGIPLGQTDGQKIVLEIQQVIGEAVNTIANLTMDDLGAVSPGLEIAQMRHERLHVRLFMS; encoded by the coding sequence ATGATTAACCCGGTCTTATCACTCCTTCAGTTATGCGACTCGAATTTTCCATCAGGAGCATTTTCGCACTCCTTTGGTATCGAAACGTATATTCAGGAAGGAGAAATCCATGATAAAAATAGCTTCTACCAGGCATTAGTGTTGTATATTCAGAAGCAACTTGTTTATACCGATGGGTTAGCCTGTTATTTATCCTATGAAGCTATCGGAAATGAAGATTGGGACCGTTTGATAGAGTTAGATCATTTGTTATATACCTCTAGTCTCGCTGCCGAAACGAGAATAGGAACTCGTAGAATAGGAGAGCGGATGGCGAAGCTTTGCTTGGAATTGTATCCATCCACTAATTTATTGAATTATTTAAAGTGGATAAAGGAGAAAAGAGTGTACGGTCATCCGGCGCTTGTGTTTGCAATCGTGACGTATGGGTTAAATGTTGGGAAGCGATCAGCTGTTGGGAGTTATTTATACTCAACCATTTCGACCCTAGTACAAAACGGTGTGAGGGGCATTCCGCTGGGGCAAACGGATGGACAGAAAATAGTATTGGAGATTCAACAGGTGATAGGAGAGGCTGTCAATACAATAGCTAACCTAACGATGGATGATTTAGGGGCGGTTTCCCCTGGACTTGAAATCGCTCAGATGCGCCATGAACGGCTACATGTACGATTATTTATGTCTTAA
- the ureG gene encoding urease accessory protein UreG, translating into MEPIRIGVGGPVGAGKTMLVEKLTRAMEAELSMAVVTNDIYTKEDAQFLIKNGVLPEDRIIGVETGGCPHTAIREDASMNFAAIEELQEKHPDLELIFVESGGDNLAATFSPELVDFSIYIIDVAQGEKIPRKGGQGMIKSDLFIINKTDLAPYVGASLEIMERDTISARGEKPYIFTNLKDEIGLDQVVEWIKKEALLIGLES; encoded by the coding sequence ATGGAACCAATACGAATTGGAGTGGGTGGCCCTGTTGGAGCAGGGAAAACCATGCTTGTTGAAAAATTAACTCGAGCCATGGAAGCGGAACTAAGTATGGCTGTTGTGACAAACGATATTTATACAAAGGAAGATGCTCAGTTTTTAATCAAAAACGGTGTATTACCAGAGGATCGTATTATTGGGGTAGAAACAGGTGGATGTCCACATACGGCGATTCGTGAAGATGCATCGATGAACTTTGCGGCGATTGAAGAGTTACAGGAAAAACATCCCGACCTTGAACTGATTTTTGTAGAAAGTGGTGGAGATAATTTAGCGGCTACTTTTAGCCCAGAATTAGTTGATTTTTCGATCTATATCATTGATGTGGCGCAAGGCGAGAAAATCCCACGAAAAGGCGGACAAGGAATGATTAAGTCTGATCTTTTTATCATAAACAAAACAGACTTGGCTCCGTACGTTGGGGCAAGCCTTGAAATTATGGAACGTGATACGATCTCTGCTCGTGGAGAAAAGCCATATATTTTTACGAACTTGAAGGACGAAATAGGCTTAGATCAAGTGGTTGAGTGGATTAAAAAGGAAGCTTTGTTGATTGGATTAGAATCATGA
- a CDS encoding urease accessory protein UreD: MARRKGNKTIIANCYYEGAFKVTRPVYLEEESPTIYLIHVGGGYVDGDVYSTNLLVEEGAEISVTTQSYTKVYKTPNAPVIQEMNITLKAESLLEYMPDPLIAYEGARYIQHTEVHMEEGACLFYCDIITPGWSEGGSPFQYDSIRSKLKVYKEEKLILFDHLLLEPRSGISHLMQMEQYTHMGTFIILHKQAGKHFGDQLYEHVKDQVNGGKIGISTLPENGVIIRMFAHDTRSIEKVITYAHQYARKQLLEKSDLVLRK, encoded by the coding sequence GTGGCAAGAAGGAAGGGTAACAAAACGATCATTGCGAATTGTTATTATGAGGGAGCTTTTAAGGTAACAAGACCAGTCTATCTTGAAGAAGAGTCTCCAACTATTTATCTTATTCATGTGGGTGGAGGATATGTGGATGGAGATGTCTATTCTACCAATCTACTGGTAGAAGAAGGAGCGGAGATTTCTGTAACAACCCAGTCGTATACGAAAGTGTACAAAACTCCGAATGCCCCTGTTATTCAAGAGATGAACATTACCCTTAAAGCGGAGAGTTTGCTAGAGTATATGCCAGACCCACTGATCGCCTATGAAGGTGCGCGATATATCCAACATACAGAGGTACATATGGAAGAGGGAGCGTGCCTTTTCTATTGTGATATTATAACACCCGGGTGGTCGGAAGGTGGATCACCATTTCAATACGATAGCATACGCTCAAAGTTAAAGGTATATAAGGAAGAAAAGCTCATCCTATTTGATCACTTATTGTTAGAACCAAGGTCTGGAATCAGTCATTTAATGCAAATGGAACAATATACACATATGGGTACGTTTATCATCCTTCATAAACAAGCGGGAAAACATTTTGGAGACCAATTATATGAGCATGTGAAAGATCAGGTGAATGGTGGGAAAATAGGAATCTCAACCCTGCCTGAAAATGGTGTGATCATTAGGATGTTTGCACATGACACAAGATCAATCGAAAAGGTCATTACCTATGCTCATCAATATGCTAGGAAGCAGCTTCTCGAGAAATCAGATTTGGTCTTAAGAAAATAG
- a CDS encoding LysE family transporter, which yields MVGLLTTISLGFLLGIKHAIEPDHVIAVSTVASQSKKLWRSSLIGVFWGIGHTATLLLTGVLMILLKGNIPEEWAMSLEFLVGIMLVYFGVTTFRSIKNYNKHMAHEPNHMGKRMSLKAVFMGFIHGLAGSAAMVLLTLSTVSTLWEGMVYILIFGLGTIVGMLVFTTIIGLPFIYSAQKFRINKLFTQVTGVVSTIFGVYYMYNLGINEGLFHLWLQ from the coding sequence TTGGTTGGGTTACTGACAACAATTAGTTTAGGCTTTTTATTAGGAATCAAGCATGCGATAGAACCTGACCATGTGATTGCTGTTTCCACTGTTGCCTCCCAAAGCAAAAAGCTTTGGAGATCATCGTTAATAGGGGTTTTTTGGGGGATCGGTCACACGGCAACTCTTCTTTTAACAGGAGTTTTAATGATCTTATTAAAAGGGAATATTCCAGAAGAGTGGGCGATGTCGTTGGAATTTTTAGTTGGGATCATGCTTGTGTACTTTGGTGTGACCACTTTTCGATCGATAAAGAATTACAATAAGCATATGGCTCATGAACCGAATCATATGGGAAAACGAATGTCGCTTAAGGCGGTATTCATGGGTTTTATCCATGGGTTGGCAGGCAGTGCGGCTATGGTATTGTTAACATTGAGTACGGTCAGTACCTTGTGGGAAGGAATGGTGTACATCCTTATTTTTGGATTAGGAACGATTGTCGGGATGCTAGTGTTTACAACTATTATTGGCCTTCCTTTTATTTATAGCGCTCAAAAATTTCGTATAAATAAGCTATTTACACAAGTAACAGGTGTGGTAAGTACTATATTCGGTGTTTACTATATGTATAATTTGGGTATAAATGAAGGTCTCTTTCATTTATGGCTTCAATAA
- the sda gene encoding sporulation histidine kinase inhibitor Sda, whose product MKISDKELMDAYAAALKLALDNEFIQLLEEEIEKRNLRHLEENYQNRAVIDLSPNTIR is encoded by the coding sequence TTGAAAATATCAGATAAAGAGTTGATGGATGCTTATGCTGCAGCGTTGAAGTTGGCTTTAGATAATGAATTTATACAGTTGTTAGAGGAAGAAATAGAAAAAAGAAATTTAAGACATTTAGAAGAAAATTACCAAAATAGAGCAGTGATTGACCTTTCGCCAAATACTATTAGATAG
- a CDS encoding PAS domain-containing sensor histidine kinase, with product MTETFLELHAMDKELLFEAFTHAPLGMVVLGINGKIVKTNSSFCHFTGYSNEEIVHFGLKCVFYEEDYLTIDSNYRKLVAGEVDAFHLEKRFVHKNGEVIWGSISAHKVSTSQADYIIGQVVDITARKQMEPEMDRLKSQLESLIDHHLDPILIFNEEGILTKANTKFEVEFGWNLQELLGVNMRDVRFLEDEEEKLKEKVLRGDCVEGYETTVKKKNGIVKDVMITSFPIKAHQGIKNGIAVSFRDITDRKQAEELMIQSEKLSIAGQLSAAIAHEIRNPITAIKGFLKLLQNSNEKQLYYEIVESEIARIELILSELLSLAKPQKNNFKETDLRLILKQCISLLDAEANMKSVQVDLKHESHLPIIHCDENQIKQVFINFMKNSFDAMPDGGSLHIEMENCMLTSGITIRFKDTGCGIPKDILSKIGQPFYTTKETGTGLGFMVSKNIIEGHSGTVHISSEVNVGTTIEIVLPSFSNIQ from the coding sequence TTGACAGAAACTTTCTTGGAATTACATGCAATGGATAAAGAACTATTGTTTGAGGCATTTACCCATGCACCATTAGGGATGGTGGTGTTGGGGATAAATGGTAAGATTGTGAAAACAAACTCGTCCTTTTGTCACTTTACAGGATATTCAAATGAAGAAATCGTTCATTTTGGGCTAAAGTGTGTATTTTATGAAGAAGACTATTTAACGATAGATTCAAATTATCGAAAGTTAGTTGCTGGAGAAGTAGATGCTTTTCATTTAGAAAAGCGGTTTGTACATAAGAATGGTGAAGTGATTTGGGGCTCAATTAGTGCCCATAAGGTTAGTACGTCGCAAGCGGATTATATTATAGGTCAAGTGGTTGATATCACAGCTAGAAAACAGATGGAACCAGAAATGGATAGGCTTAAATCCCAGCTAGAATCATTAATTGATCATCATTTAGATCCTATTTTGATTTTTAATGAAGAAGGAATTCTTACAAAAGCTAACACTAAGTTTGAAGTAGAATTTGGTTGGAATCTTCAGGAATTACTTGGCGTTAATATGCGAGATGTGAGATTTTTGGAAGATGAAGAAGAGAAATTAAAGGAAAAGGTCCTTCGTGGAGATTGTGTGGAAGGATACGAAACAACCGTTAAAAAGAAAAATGGTATTGTAAAGGATGTAATGATTACAAGTTTTCCGATTAAGGCCCATCAGGGAATCAAGAACGGGATCGCTGTTAGTTTTCGTGATATAACAGACCGAAAACAAGCGGAAGAACTAATGATTCAGTCGGAAAAGCTTTCTATTGCCGGACAATTGTCAGCAGCGATTGCGCATGAAATTCGAAATCCAATTACGGCTATTAAAGGCTTTTTAAAGCTATTGCAAAACTCCAATGAGAAACAGCTATATTACGAAATTGTTGAATCCGAAATAGCGAGAATTGAACTGATATTAAGTGAATTATTGTCACTTGCAAAGCCACAAAAAAACAATTTTAAAGAAACCGATTTACGCTTAATTTTAAAGCAATGTATTTCATTATTAGATGCAGAAGCGAATATGAAAAGTGTTCAGGTGGACTTAAAGCACGAGAGTCATCTACCAATTATTCATTGTGATGAGAACCAAATTAAGCAAGTGTTCATTAATTTTATGAAAAATTCTTTTGATGCCATGCCTGACGGGGGATCTTTACATATTGAAATGGAAAATTGTATGCTGACTTCTGGTATAACCATTCGTTTCAAAGATACCGGTTGTGGAATACCGAAAGATATACTCTCCAAGATCGGGCAGCCCTTTTATACAACAAAAGAAACGGGAACTGGCTTAGGGTTTATGGTAAGTAAGAATATTATTGAAGGCCATAGTGGCACCGTACATATCTCGAGTGAAGTAAATGTAGGAACAACGATTGAAATCGTTTTGCCAAGCTTTAGTAACATACAATAA
- a CDS encoding YxcD family protein — protein sequence MEKLIISEQDIINAVCVYIAKKKQINPEAVEVELMYDDDYGFSAEVFVDDRKQVLITANLIEALRLWLDEYLGRDPYAPIKLHLDDNEGIIAYIG from the coding sequence ATGGAGAAGCTAATTATCTCTGAACAAGATATTATTAATGCCGTTTGCGTTTATATAGCTAAGAAAAAGCAAATAAATCCAGAAGCAGTGGAAGTGGAGCTTATGTATGACGATGACTATGGCTTTTCTGCTGAAGTGTTTGTAGATGATCGAAAACAAGTGCTTATCACTGCAAATTTAATTGAAGCGTTACGCCTTTGGCTCGATGAATATTTAGGAAGAGATCCATACGCTCCTATCAAGCTACATTTAGACGACAACGAAGGAATCATTGCTTATATTGGATAA
- the brnQ gene encoding branched-chain amino acid transport system II carrier protein: MKKFDTLVIGLMLFSMFFGAGNLIFPPVLGAQAGTSYWLAIGGFILTGVGLPFAVLLAVSLVKDGAEEIGNRVHPWFSTIFMVIVYLSIGPFLAIPRNATVAYEMGVKPFLGSSFNSSFILLVFSAVFFALVFVVSLNPSKMEQYMGRWITPVLLVAMVTLCTIGLINMDGSLQTPAEQYQANAFSTGFIEGYNTMDALAALAFGIVILSAIKQRGITDKKQLTKYTLKAALVAGVLLSLVYVSLGLIGGKMAATGSYASGTDLLTAVSTLLLGSSGKALLGVIFTLACFTTVVGLTVACGQYFSKLLPKVSYRTVALIVTLIGFTLSNMGLAQILKVSVPFLVTAYPLTIVLTVLTFFSRYYKNIRKVYGSAMLFTGVFAVNSGLTTAGVNLGLLQAIAKALPFASVGLEWIIPALVGTAIGLLLGTFEKKPVQSQLVDSKAS, encoded by the coding sequence ATGAAGAAATTTGACACTTTGGTTATCGGATTAATGTTATTCTCAATGTTTTTCGGAGCTGGAAATTTAATCTTCCCTCCTGTATTAGGAGCACAAGCGGGAACCTCTTACTGGCTAGCTATTGGCGGATTTATTTTAACAGGTGTAGGATTGCCTTTCGCTGTACTCCTTGCCGTATCACTAGTCAAAGATGGAGCTGAAGAAATCGGCAATCGTGTTCATCCATGGTTCAGCACAATTTTCATGGTGATTGTGTACCTTTCCATCGGACCATTCTTAGCTATTCCGAGGAATGCAACAGTTGCTTATGAAATGGGAGTCAAACCATTCTTAGGAAGCTCCTTCAACTCATCTTTCATTCTATTAGTATTTTCTGCCGTCTTTTTTGCACTTGTATTTGTAGTGAGTTTAAACCCTTCGAAGATGGAACAATATATGGGGCGCTGGATCACTCCGGTCTTACTCGTTGCTATGGTTACTTTATGTACAATCGGTTTAATTAATATGGATGGCAGTTTACAAACTCCTGCTGAGCAGTATCAAGCAAATGCCTTTTCCACAGGCTTCATCGAAGGATATAACACGATGGATGCGCTTGCCGCTCTTGCGTTTGGAATCGTTATTTTATCTGCGATTAAGCAAAGAGGGATTACAGATAAGAAACAATTAACCAAGTATACATTGAAGGCAGCACTTGTAGCTGGCGTTCTTCTCTCACTAGTTTACGTAAGCCTAGGACTTATTGGAGGAAAAATGGCTGCTACTGGTTCGTATGCAAGCGGCACGGATTTGTTAACAGCCGTATCCACACTTTTACTTGGTTCAAGCGGCAAGGCACTTCTAGGAGTCATTTTCACCCTAGCTTGCTTTACAACAGTCGTCGGTCTTACCGTTGCATGTGGCCAGTACTTCTCCAAGCTTCTACCAAAGGTAAGCTATCGAACAGTAGCCCTTATTGTTACACTCATTGGATTTACACTTTCCAATATGGGACTTGCACAAATTTTAAAAGTTTCTGTTCCGTTTCTTGTGACTGCTTACCCGCTAACAATCGTTTTAACAGTGCTGACTTTCTTTAGTCGTTATTACAAAAATATTCGTAAAGTATATGGAAGTGCGATGTTATTTACTGGTGTTTTTGCTGTTAATAGTGGCCTCACCACAGCCGGAGTAAACCTAGGATTACTACAAGCTATAGCAAAAGCACTCCCATTTGCCTCTGTTGGTCTCGAATGGATTATTCCTGCTTTAGTTGGAACAGCTATTGGATTGCTCCTTGGAACCTTCGAAAAGAAGCCTGTCCAATCTCAACTAGTAGATTCAAAAGCATCCTAA
- a CDS encoding VOC family protein, which produces MNFSFLKIDHIQLAAPAGSEDKARSFFSTILGLTEIEKTSVLKKRGGVWFQLGGQQQLHIGIEEPFSPAKKAHPAFTVKNLSSLKDHLQNKHVPYKEDTLIPDVNRIYIEDPFGNRIEIIGE; this is translated from the coding sequence ATGAACTTTTCATTTTTAAAAATTGATCATATTCAACTTGCTGCACCGGCTGGCAGCGAGGATAAAGCAAGGTCTTTTTTTAGCACGATCCTTGGTCTAACAGAAATCGAAAAAACCTCGGTGCTAAAAAAACGCGGAGGTGTTTGGTTTCAACTCGGCGGTCAGCAACAGCTTCACATTGGTATCGAAGAGCCCTTTTCTCCAGCTAAAAAAGCTCACCCTGCATTTACAGTTAAAAACCTTAGCTCATTAAAAGATCACCTACAAAATAAGCATGTACCGTACAAAGAGGATACCCTTATTCCCGATGTTAATCGCATCTATATCGAAGACCCGTTCGGTAATCGAATTGAAATCATCGGAGAATAA